One Mycoplasmoides pneumoniae FH genomic region harbors:
- a CDS encoding DUF16 domain-containing protein has translation MPKIISKREFNILRKTKEEIFSQIVYTKKRNGLHKAAKEYYFKDKDFTIIEDQQDRPDKPEELDTPDIPKPPKPPKGPDQPEEPGQPGGPDDPNSGNKKMPKPDEFVTHRQLQEFKKDLLVELHEIFPTKPELKRVEEKVDVLFELQKAQGEQIRIQGEQIKELKVEQKAQGETLQLILQTLQKMNDRLDKIEGKMDKMESRMDKMETRLDKLESK, from the coding sequence ATGCCTAAAATTATTTCTAAACGAGAATTCAACATTCTTAGAAAAACAAAAGAAGAAATCTTTTCTCAAATTGTTTACACTAAGAAGAGAAACGGTCTGCACAAGGCTGCCAAAGAATATTACTTCAAGGACAAAGACTTTACAATAATAGAAGATCAACAGGATCGACCTGATAAACCTGAGGAACTGGACACACCGGATATTCCAAAGCCACCAAAACCTCCCAAGGGTCCTGATCAACCCGAGGAACCAGGCCAACCAGGTGGTCCCGATGATCCTAATTCAGGAAATAAAAAGATGCCAAAGCCAGACGAATTTGTAACCCACAGACAACTTCAAGAATTTAAGAAGGATCTTTTAGTGGAACTTCACGAAATCTTTCCTACAAAACCTGAATTAAAACGGGTTGAAGAAAAAGTTGATGTTCTGTTTGAACTTCAAAAAGCTCAGGGTGAACAAATAAGAATCCAAGGTGAACAAATCAAAGAACTGAAAGTGGAGCAAAAAGCCCAGGGCGAAACCCTACAGCTAATCTTGCAAACACTACAAAAGATGAACGATCGTCTGGATAAGATCGAAGGTAAAATGGACAAAATGGAAAGTAGAATGGATAAAATGGAAACTCGCTTAGACAAACTAGAGTCCAAATAA
- the plsY gene encoding glycerol-3-phosphate 1-O-acyltransferase PlsY has protein sequence MNAASAIALLIVFSLVIGYLMGSVMFADVFGKILNKDVRKLGSKNPGATNSIRVFGLKIGFLVGLCDALKGFLAFVFSFLIFSFWLQQYLNVNQYQKVYYLTYLSCFAATIGHIFPLYFKFKGGKAIATTGGSLLAISLWWFVICLVLWLLVTLITKYVSLASLVTFFILAIIILVPWLDYLYFFKPNPINAISYQNDWYIILFFVLWYWPLTIAVFWLHRKNIHRLLNKTENKVTQLN, from the coding sequence ATGAACGCAGCTAGCGCCATCGCTCTACTTATTGTCTTTAGCCTTGTTATTGGCTATTTAATGGGTTCAGTGATGTTTGCTGATGTTTTTGGCAAGATCTTAAACAAAGATGTCAGGAAATTGGGCTCCAAGAATCCGGGGGCTACTAACTCAATCCGTGTTTTTGGTTTGAAAATAGGCTTCTTAGTTGGTTTATGTGATGCTTTAAAGGGGTTTTTGGCGTTTGTTTTCAGCTTTTTAATCTTTAGCTTTTGGTTACAACAATACCTTAATGTAAACCAGTATCAAAAGGTTTATTACCTCACTTATTTAAGTTGTTTTGCAGCTACCATTGGTCATATTTTTCCACTGTACTTTAAGTTTAAAGGTGGTAAAGCCATCGCTACTACAGGCGGTTCTTTGCTGGCAATTTCGCTGTGGTGATTTGTTATTTGCTTAGTTTTGTGATTGCTAGTTACTTTAATAACCAAGTACGTTTCTTTAGCTAGCTTAGTTACCTTCTTTATTTTAGCGATCATTATCCTAGTGCCTTGGTTAGATTACCTTTACTTTTTTAAGCCTAATCCAATAAACGCGATCTCTTACCAAAATGATTGGTACATTATTCTCTTCTTTGTATTGTGGTATTGACCACTAACAATTGCGGTGTTTTGATTGCACCGCAAAAACATTCACCGTTTATTGAATAAAACAGAAAATAAGGTAACCCAGTTAAATTAG
- a CDS encoding TIGR00282 family metallophosphoesterase has translation MMNSIKFIFLGDVYGKAGRNIIKNNLAQLKSKYQADLVIVNAENTTHGKGLSLKHYEFLKEAGVNYITMGNHTWFQKLDLAVVINKKDLVRPLNLDTSFAFHNLGQGSLVFEFNKAKIRITNLLGTSVPLPFKTTNPFKVLKELILKRDCDLHIVDFHAETTSEKNAFCMAFDGYVTTIFGTHTHVPSADLRITPKGSAYITDVGMCGPGFGSVIGANPEQSIRLFCAGSREHFEVSKCGAQLNGVFFEVDVNTKKVIKTEAIRIVEDDPRYLKQDYFNLI, from the coding sequence ATGATGAATAGCATTAAATTCATTTTCCTAGGTGACGTCTATGGCAAGGCCGGACGTAATATTATTAAGAATAATCTAGCCCAACTCAAATCAAAGTATCAAGCTGATTTAGTCATTGTTAATGCCGAAAATACGACTCACGGTAAAGGACTTAGTTTAAAGCACTATGAGTTTCTAAAAGAGGCAGGCGTTAATTACATTACTATGGGTAATCATACCTGGTTTCAGAAGCTAGATTTAGCTGTTGTAATTAATAAAAAGGACTTAGTGCGTCCTTTAAACTTAGACACCAGTTTTGCTTTTCATAACTTAGGGCAAGGTAGTCTTGTATTTGAATTTAATAAAGCAAAGATTAGGATAACTAATTTACTGGGTACTAGTGTGCCCTTACCCTTTAAAACAACTAATCCCTTTAAAGTTTTAAAAGAACTAATTTTAAAGCGCGATTGTGATCTTCATATAGTTGATTTTCACGCTGAAACCACCAGTGAAAAAAACGCCTTTTGCATGGCTTTTGATGGTTATGTCACAACCATTTTCGGCACCCACACCCACGTGCCTAGTGCTGATTTAAGAATCACCCCCAAAGGTAGTGCTTACATTACCGATGTCGGGATGTGTGGTCCGGGATTTGGTAGTGTTATTGGTGCTAACCCCGAACAGTCGATCAGACTCTTTTGTGCTGGTAGCAGAGAACACTTTGAGGTATCTAAATGCGGAGCACAACTCAATGGTGTCTTCTTTGAGGTTGATGTAAATACAAAAAAGGTGATTAAAACAGAGGCGATTAGGATTGTGGAGGACGATCCTAGATACTTAAAACAAGACTACTTTAACCTAATTTAA
- the glyS gene encoding glycine--tRNA ligase, whose translation MAQVYSQEVYVQYLKRYGFVFQSSELYNGLANSWDFGPLGAVLKQQIKTALYNFFIKNKRDVLLIDTPIILNEQIWKASGHLANFTDALVDCKSCKLRFRVDHLDEQIKSATQWNPKQVNCPNCKANNWSEVRDFNLLFQTEIGVVNSEKRLVYLRPETAQGIFINFKQLLQLKKRPLPFGVAQFGKSFRNEVTPGNFLFRVREFEQFEMEWFCNPQASLSVFESQQQAIAHFLFKVLQLNPALVKQYEYDKNELAHYANKTVDFLFQFPHGLRELWGLADRGTFDLEQHQKYAKKPLDFFDGENNEHFIPAVVEPSVGIERLFYALIVSSYQQEQLEGEMREVLRLPFHLCPEQIVVLPLVNKLKETAQTLFEALSQTHWRIGFESAGSIGKRYRKADAIGTKFAITFDFESLEDQAVTIRERDSLKQVRVPIKELKAWFAQHDDQSH comes from the coding sequence ATGGCTCAAGTATATTCCCAAGAAGTGTATGTGCAATACCTCAAGCGCTATGGCTTTGTCTTTCAAAGTAGTGAGCTTTACAATGGACTTGCCAACAGCTGGGACTTCGGTCCGTTGGGTGCCGTTTTAAAGCAACAAATTAAAACGGCACTGTACAACTTCTTCATTAAAAATAAGCGGGATGTATTGTTGATTGACACGCCAATTATTCTCAACGAACAGATCTGAAAAGCTAGTGGCCATTTAGCCAATTTCACTGATGCTCTTGTGGATTGTAAGAGCTGTAAGTTGCGTTTTCGTGTTGATCATTTGGATGAACAAATTAAAAGCGCCACCCAGTGAAACCCAAAGCAGGTCAACTGTCCTAACTGTAAGGCCAATAATTGGTCAGAAGTACGCGATTTTAACCTCTTGTTCCAAACTGAAATTGGCGTTGTCAACAGCGAAAAACGCCTGGTTTACCTTCGTCCGGAAACAGCTCAGGGCATCTTCATTAACTTTAAACAGCTGTTACAACTCAAAAAGCGTCCTTTACCGTTTGGCGTAGCCCAGTTTGGTAAGAGCTTTCGCAATGAAGTGACCCCGGGAAACTTTTTGTTTCGCGTTCGTGAATTTGAACAGTTTGAAATGGAGTGGTTCTGCAATCCTCAAGCCAGTTTAAGCGTTTTTGAAAGCCAACAACAAGCAATTGCTCACTTTTTGTTTAAGGTACTGCAATTAAACCCAGCATTGGTTAAACAATACGAGTATGACAAGAATGAATTAGCACACTATGCCAATAAAACAGTGGATTTTTTATTCCAGTTTCCCCATGGCTTGAGGGAATTGTGGGGTTTAGCTGATCGTGGTACCTTTGATTTAGAACAACACCAAAAGTACGCCAAAAAGCCCTTAGACTTCTTTGATGGAGAGAATAACGAACACTTTATTCCAGCTGTAGTGGAGCCTTCGGTGGGAATTGAGCGCTTGTTTTATGCCTTGATTGTTAGCAGCTATCAACAAGAGCAGTTGGAAGGGGAAATGCGCGAAGTGTTACGTTTACCCTTTCACTTATGTCCAGAACAAATTGTAGTGCTGCCCTTAGTCAATAAACTCAAAGAAACAGCACAAACATTATTTGAAGCGCTGAGTCAAACCCACTGACGGATTGGCTTTGAAAGCGCCGGTAGTATTGGCAAACGGTACCGTAAAGCTGATGCCATTGGCACTAAGTTTGCCATTACCTTTGACTTTGAAAGTTTAGAAGACCAAGCTGTTACCATCAGAGAACGGGATTCACTCAAGCAAGTGCGTGTCCCAATCAAGGAGCTCAAGGCTTGGTTTGCCCAACACGATGACCAGTCCCACTAG
- a CDS encoding RNA polymerase sigma factor: MSSPKKNFKKPQPKTENQKQALNEERIAELKKSRILGKNRPFKKMIYVDTKAQRKQKHENVAFLKTLQENKESDVPKKRRGRKPKHAPLKEKNNLKLFDILEGSLKSHTENDDTNKVISLLVEVWEKKNKKKDNNSLSNKDIVNVLSKFELPDDEIIFVLDELRDKGIELPHDVEEHIHEFRANQDLSIIDEDIEELTTKNISNRDKVDDNVRFFLGSLDSSKMLDFESEQRIAKVLNSTDEESRKYAINQLVTSNLRLVVSIAKKHLERGLDFNDLIQEGNLGLLKAISKFNWSLGNKFSTYATWWIKQAITRAIADQARTVRIPVHMVETINRLAKAERALNQELGREPTAEELAEKMGGQAEGFTVKKIAEIKRLSLDPVSLDKTVGHDEESQFGDFVRDTDAQMPDEFTESRSNYEKIDELLNNCLSEQEELIVRMRIGMPPYNETKTLDEVSQKIKIPREKIRQIETKAIRKLRQAVRNNHMSLSFMRGNEKKD, translated from the coding sequence ATGTCATCGCCAAAGAAAAATTTCAAAAAACCTCAGCCTAAAACTGAAAATCAAAAACAAGCACTTAACGAAGAGCGCATTGCTGAACTTAAAAAGAGTCGTATCCTCGGTAAAAACCGTCCGTTTAAAAAGATGATTTACGTTGACACTAAGGCACAACGTAAACAAAAACACGAAAACGTAGCCTTTTTAAAAACGCTTCAAGAAAACAAGGAGAGTGATGTACCAAAGAAGCGTCGCGGTCGAAAGCCAAAACACGCACCTTTAAAGGAAAAGAACAACCTTAAGCTGTTTGATATTTTAGAAGGCTCTCTAAAGAGTCATACCGAAAATGATGATACTAACAAGGTAATTAGCCTGTTGGTGGAGGTGTGGGAGAAAAAGAACAAAAAGAAAGACAATAACTCGCTTTCCAACAAGGACATTGTTAATGTTTTGTCCAAGTTTGAACTCCCAGATGATGAAATTATCTTTGTTTTGGATGAACTGCGTGACAAGGGAATTGAACTACCACATGATGTGGAAGAGCACATCCATGAGTTCCGTGCTAACCAAGACTTGTCGATCATTGACGAGGACATTGAAGAATTAACCACCAAAAACATCTCTAATCGTGATAAGGTTGATGACAACGTACGTTTCTTTCTAGGTTCGCTCGATTCTTCCAAGATGTTGGACTTTGAGTCTGAGCAGCGAATTGCCAAAGTTTTAAACAGTACTGATGAAGAATCACGCAAGTATGCCATTAATCAACTGGTAACCTCTAACCTTAGGTTAGTGGTCTCCATTGCTAAAAAACACTTGGAAAGAGGATTGGATTTTAATGACCTTATCCAGGAAGGTAACCTAGGACTTTTAAAGGCCATTTCCAAGTTTAACTGGTCATTGGGTAATAAGTTTTCCACTTATGCTACTTGGTGGATTAAACAAGCGATTACTCGTGCTATTGCTGATCAAGCACGTACGGTTCGGATTCCCGTACACATGGTGGAAACTATTAACCGTTTAGCTAAAGCTGAACGTGCCTTAAACCAAGAATTAGGACGCGAACCCACCGCGGAAGAGTTAGCGGAAAAAATGGGTGGTCAAGCTGAAGGGTTTACAGTTAAAAAGATTGCTGAAATTAAACGTTTAAGCTTAGATCCTGTTTCTTTAGATAAAACAGTGGGCCACGATGAAGAATCGCAGTTCGGTGACTTTGTGCGTGATACTGATGCCCAAATGCCCGATGAGTTTACCGAAAGCCGTTCTAATTACGAAAAGATTGATGAGTTGTTAAACAACTGTTTGTCCGAACAGGAAGAATTAATTGTGCGGATGCGCATTGGTATGCCACCTTACAACGAAACCAAAACACTCGATGAGGTAAGTCAAAAGATTAAGATTCCCCGCGAAAAGATTCGGCAAATAGAAACCAAAGCCATTCGCAAACTGCGTCAAGCAGTGCGTAATAACCACATGAGCCTTTCCTTCATGAGGGGAAATGAAAAGAAGGATTAG
- a CDS encoding tRNA (adenine(22)-N(1))-methyltransferase TrmK, translated as MKRRISTIANLVLQQKPKAFYDIGCGHGYLARELVQQNPSLVGVNSDISANALGAAKGLLKDHTNMHFITSDGFDLLPNLNLDPAVGVIAGLGGLKIMQILAQHNNFLKHFVLQPQSNIIELRRFLSANQWTITTETLVEERGFIYLVLAVDKTKAQTQYLTEEQMILGPHLVNFTDKQMLVKYYNGLLKNFTARLNPSQFDSQVIHVLNKIIKAYERS; from the coding sequence ATGAAAAGAAGGATTAGCACAATTGCTAATTTAGTCTTACAGCAAAAACCCAAAGCCTTTTATGACATTGGTTGTGGCCATGGCTATTTAGCACGTGAACTAGTTCAACAAAACCCTAGTTTAGTGGGCGTTAACAGTGATATTAGTGCTAATGCATTAGGTGCTGCTAAAGGGTTGTTAAAAGATCACACTAACATGCACTTTATTACCAGTGACGGGTTTGACCTGTTACCTAACTTAAACTTAGATCCTGCTGTTGGTGTTATTGCTGGTTTAGGTGGGTTGAAAATTATGCAAATACTAGCACAGCACAATAACTTTTTAAAGCACTTTGTACTCCAACCGCAGTCCAACATCATTGAATTGCGCCGCTTTTTAAGTGCTAATCAATGAACTATTACCACTGAAACACTAGTTGAAGAACGTGGTTTTATTTACTTAGTTTTAGCTGTGGATAAAACAAAGGCGCAAACCCAGTATTTAACTGAAGAACAAATGATCTTGGGTCCGCATTTGGTTAACTTTACTGATAAACAAATGTTAGTGAAATACTACAACGGCTTGCTAAAAAACTTTACAGCACGGTTAAATCCAAGCCAGTTTGATAGTCAAGTAATCCATGTATTAAATAAAATTATTAAAGCATATGAACGCAGCTAG
- the dnaG gene encoding DNA primase: MTSPTSLDQLKQQIKIAPIVEHYAIKLKKKGKDFVALCPFHADQNPSMTVSVAKNIFKCFSCQVGGNGIAFIQKIDQVDWKTALNKALSILNLDSQYAVNFHLKEVDPKLKRYWDLHSALVDYYQTRLKLEPKEQGLTYLTETRKLSPQVIERFQLGLAFTLEDQYFLPSLLNYPWISPAIEKAELCFATEKFPEALGFFNQQTHYATFKSRIMIPIHDLKGNPVGFSGRALQKTEKIKYKNSAEHQWFKKSELLFNFHRIDKNTLKLYLVEGYFDVFALTSAGIGDVVGLMGLALSESHIIAFQQQLKALETVVLALDNDTAGHDATFKLLQELNAHGIIVEVVDWNQAAYKDWDELFLAEGSDAVKAKTHRVLNLVEYLVAYFKTKGFDERITVNKVIDIIAQNQKVTADTSFSRFLCQKLQQLLQYSDVETLFTQLQQQKLKVKVNKTTTFTQRAPIYESVVGVVDNSFRNESQPVAITKEFLVENNWKETKERVFHAEIFAYVLLDKQFLVELKQSDLDELFASLQTPLFDVALFIDKARLYWAKVQEPDWAVFNSILGEQQAMFPTTFLAQIKEFFLNKSLSYDPEDYEEDLQFFRQLIVKQKELLKYFKSMVEH, translated from the coding sequence ATGACCAGTCCCACTAGCCTAGATCAGCTCAAACAGCAAATCAAAATAGCTCCCATAGTGGAGCACTATGCCATTAAGCTAAAAAAGAAGGGGAAGGACTTTGTGGCACTCTGTCCCTTTCATGCTGACCAAAACCCCTCGATGACGGTGTCAGTTGCAAAGAACATCTTTAAGTGTTTCTCGTGTCAGGTGGGCGGTAATGGGATTGCTTTTATCCAAAAAATTGATCAGGTAGATTGAAAAACGGCGCTCAATAAGGCACTTAGTATTCTCAATCTTGACTCACAATACGCTGTTAACTTTCACCTTAAGGAAGTTGACCCAAAGTTAAAGCGCTATTGGGATCTACACAGTGCCCTAGTCGATTACTATCAAACCCGGTTAAAGCTAGAGCCCAAAGAGCAGGGTTTGACTTACTTAACTGAAACACGAAAGTTAAGTCCTCAAGTAATTGAACGCTTTCAGTTGGGTTTAGCGTTTACTTTAGAAGACCAGTATTTTCTACCCAGTCTCTTAAACTATCCCTGAATTAGCCCGGCAATTGAAAAGGCAGAGCTCTGTTTTGCTACTGAAAAATTCCCAGAAGCTTTAGGATTTTTTAACCAACAAACGCATTATGCAACCTTTAAGAGCCGGATTATGATTCCGATCCATGACCTTAAGGGTAATCCAGTAGGTTTTTCAGGGCGTGCACTGCAAAAAACGGAAAAGATTAAATACAAAAACAGTGCAGAACACCAGTGGTTTAAGAAGAGTGAATTGTTATTTAACTTCCACCGGATTGATAAAAACACACTAAAGCTGTATTTAGTTGAGGGTTACTTCGATGTCTTTGCCCTTACTAGCGCTGGGATTGGTGATGTAGTGGGCTTAATGGGTTTAGCCTTGAGTGAAAGCCACATTATTGCCTTTCAACAGCAACTAAAAGCGCTAGAAACAGTGGTCTTGGCACTCGATAATGATACAGCGGGTCACGATGCTACTTTTAAGCTATTACAAGAGTTAAACGCACACGGCATTATTGTGGAAGTGGTCGATTGAAACCAAGCCGCTTACAAAGACTGGGATGAGTTGTTTTTAGCTGAAGGTAGTGATGCGGTTAAAGCTAAGACTCACAGGGTTTTAAACCTCGTGGAATACTTAGTGGCTTACTTTAAAACCAAGGGCTTTGATGAGCGGATTACCGTCAATAAAGTTATCGACATTATTGCACAAAACCAGAAAGTAACAGCTGACACTAGCTTTAGCCGCTTTTTGTGTCAGAAATTACAGCAATTGTTGCAATACAGTGATGTGGAAACACTGTTCACACAATTACAGCAGCAAAAGCTCAAAGTAAAAGTTAATAAAACTACAACTTTTACCCAAAGAGCCCCGATTTACGAATCAGTGGTTGGTGTGGTTGATAATAGTTTTAGAAATGAATCGCAGCCGGTTGCCATTACCAAGGAGTTTTTAGTCGAAAACAACTGAAAGGAGACCAAGGAACGTGTATTTCATGCTGAAATCTTCGCTTACGTACTGTTAGATAAGCAGTTTTTAGTCGAATTAAAGCAATCTGATTTAGATGAATTGTTTGCTTCATTGCAAACACCGTTGTTTGATGTTGCCCTTTTTATTGATAAAGCGCGGCTTTATTGAGCTAAGGTGCAAGAGCCTGATTGGGCTGTGTTTAACAGTATTTTAGGGGAACAACAAGCAATGTTTCCAACAACTTTTTTAGCGCAAATTAAGGAGTTCTTTTTAAACAAATCACTCTCATATGACCCTGAGGATTATGAGGAAGATTTACAGTTTTTTCGGCAACTAATTGTGAAACAAAAAGAGCTTTTAAAATATTTTAAAAGCATGGTTGAGCACTAA
- a CDS encoding 5-formyltetrahydrofolate cyclo-ligase, whose translation MDKNALRKQILQKRMALSTIEKSHLDQKINQKLVAFLTPKPCIKTIALYEPIKNEVTFVDFFFEFLKINQIRAVYPKVISDTEIIFIDQETNTFEPNQIDCFLIPLVGFNKDNYRLGFGKGYYDRYLMQLTRQQPKIGIAYSFQKGDFLADPWDVQLDLIINDE comes from the coding sequence ATGGACAAAAATGCCTTAAGAAAACAAATTCTGCAAAAAAGAATGGCATTAAGTACCATTGAAAAAAGTCACTTAGATCAAAAGATTAATCAAAAATTAGTTGCTTTTTTAACTCCTAAGCCATGCATTAAAACAATTGCACTTTATGAACCCATTAAAAATGAGGTTACTTTTGTTGACTTCTTCTTTGAGTTTTTAAAGATTAACCAAATAAGAGCTGTTTACCCCAAGGTAATAAGTGATACCGAAATTATCTTTATTGATCAGGAGACAAATACATTCGAACCTAATCAAATAGACTGCTTCCTAATACCATTGGTAGGCTTTAATAAAGACAATTACCGTCTAGGCTTTGGCAAGGGCTATTATGACCGTTATTTAATGCAATTAACTAGACAACAACCTAAAATAGGAATAGCGTACAGTTTCCAAAAAGGTGATTTTTTAGCCGATCCTTGGGATGTACAACTAGACTTAATTATTAATGATGAATAG
- the rlmB gene encoding 23S rRNA (guanosine(2251)-2'-O)-methyltransferase RlmB, translating to MKRMQETSFLFGSKAFLEALDNQLQIKKVNLSDKHQKLLGLIKKRGLRYEMHSSQWFHQQFRHINHQEFVCVINPNQMLKTIEQLIQITDSKSTSTLVMLDEIQDLHNFGAILRTCMAAEVDGIIFKKHNQAPINSTVIRTSMGTVFYQNLVQVTNLSYAITTLQKHGFWTVATTLDERLKPKDYRQVDFDKRILLVGNEDKGLNALLLKNADLKVKIPMNPKLNSLNVSVAVGIILFGWKS from the coding sequence ATGAAGCGGATGCAAGAAACCAGTTTTTTATTTGGTAGTAAGGCCTTTTTGGAAGCGTTAGATAACCAACTGCAAATTAAAAAGGTCAATTTATCTGATAAGCACCAAAAGCTGTTGGGCTTAATTAAGAAACGGGGATTGCGGTATGAAATGCACTCCAGCCAGTGGTTTCACCAGCAGTTTCGCCACATTAACCACCAGGAATTTGTTTGTGTAATCAACCCTAACCAAATGCTCAAAACAATTGAGCAGTTAATCCAAATTACAGACAGCAAGTCCACCAGTACCCTGGTAATGCTCGATGAGATCCAAGATCTGCATAACTTTGGCGCCATCTTGCGCACCTGTATGGCAGCTGAAGTGGATGGGATTATCTTTAAAAAGCATAACCAGGCGCCCATTAACAGTACCGTTATTAGAACCAGTATGGGAACTGTCTTTTACCAGAACTTAGTGCAGGTTACTAACCTCAGTTATGCCATTACTACCCTGCAAAAACACGGCTTTTGAACGGTCGCTACAACATTAGATGAGCGCTTAAAGCCAAAAGATTACCGCCAAGTAGACTTTGACAAGCGCATTTTACTGGTAGGTAATGAAGATAAGGGCTTAAATGCACTACTGTTAAAAAACGCTGATTTAAAGGTCAAAATTCCGATGAATCCCAAGCTCAACTCACTCAATGTTAGTGTTGCCGTGGGGATTATCTTGTTTGGATGAAAAAGCTAA
- a CDS encoding death-on-curing family protein has product MREINVYYLSNDSKSDKDDIDYLIEELLVEGSRFKNSLVTFLEKEKDCQSCICLFKSKLSSSFEIRVKFNELNLDASDEKTKEFLRYIVSKSINNAKFLSSEDFDDKKEDEILSIIENTFNSYCYKSDLLSPSLYCKEGRLNIIDLINDIFCKVLTFHKLSNGNKRLATALLVNFLYTFGYYFKWTIPLKKEEYFKYAHMIKNFVVSFEEHKRENRDEFLAKQTKKFIMDNILLALNFWETKLN; this is encoded by the coding sequence GTGCGTGAAATAAACGTTTATTATTTAAGCAACGACTCAAAAAGTGATAAAGACGATATCGATTATTTAATAGAAGAACTTTTAGTTGAAGGTTCTCGTTTTAAAAATAGTCTTGTTACGTTTTTAGAAAAAGAAAAAGACTGCCAATCTTGCATTTGTTTATTTAAATCTAAGCTTTCTTCTTCATTCGAAATAAGAGTCAAATTTAATGAATTAAATTTAGATGCAAGTGATGAAAAAACTAAGGAATTTTTAAGATACATAGTTAGTAAATCAATAAACAATGCAAAATTCCTATCTTCTGAAGACTTTGATGACAAAAAAGAAGACGAAATTCTAAGCATCATTGAGAATACCTTTAATAGTTATTGCTACAAAAGCGATTTACTAAGTCCAAGTTTGTATTGTAAAGAAGGCCGCTTGAACATAATTGATTTAATTAACGATATTTTTTGCAAGGTTTTAACTTTTCATAAATTGTCGAACGGAAATAAAAGACTAGCTACAGCCTTATTAGTTAATTTTCTTTACACTTTTGGATATTATTTCAAATGAACAATACCTCTTAAAAAAGAGGAATACTTTAAGTATGCTCACATGATCAAAAACTTTGTAGTTAGTTTTGAAGAACATAAAAGAGAAAACAGGGATGAATTTCTAGCAAAGCAAACAAAGAAATTTATCATGGACAACATCCTTTTAGCTCTCAATTTTTGAGAGACTAAATTAAATTAG